The Solanum lycopersicum chromosome 2, SLM_r2.1 DNA window CTATTCAAGTTAGGCTTAGTGACCCATCGCCTAACTTGAGGGGGCGTATTGGAACACTATGTTTGTATAGTGTTCAAATATGTTCAGGACCTGAGATTCTTAGGTTGGGTACTTTGTTTATGATTATATGTCAATATTCATTGTTTATTAGTTAAGATAATTTATCAGTGTTTAGTTAGGAGTGTagttaatttttgtaaatatttaagCAACTGATGCTTTCATTAATAACATACAGAGTTTACATAACTTCTCTAAGTGTTCATAGACATAAACTATTAAATTAGATTGAAAAATACTCATACTAATAATGCAagtatataagttaaatattacttttattggactatttgttcttttgttttttttgaaataatcttTGTTTTCACCTCTTTGTAGCATTGATGATCTTGTAAAATAGTCCAtttgatatctattttattgttTGATTTGTTATTTCTAGTGAGTGACCATGGCTGACATGCTAGCAAATCTAGCTAAAGAAAGATTATGGGAACCTTATAGAGGACTCGAAAAGAAGATAGTGAATCTAAAGGGAAAGATGGAGTTGCTCGGTAGCCGAAAGGTTGATATAGTGGCTACAATAGAAGATGCTGAATTTCGTTCATCCAAGAAAAGGAAAACAGAAGTTCAAACATGGTTATGCAATGTCAATGACAAACTAGAAGATTTCCAGAGCCTTGAGAAAGAAGTTCAAGAGTGTGGCCGATTTGATCGTATAAAATTGGCAAATTTTGCTGATACAATGATTGAGGAAGCTGAGGAACTCATAAAGCAAGGTAAATTTCCTGAAGGGgttttacataatatatatgaagAAAAAGGGGAGCCTTTGGTGACAACAAATTTAAAAGGCCAAGTATTCAGACAAAATTCGGAAAATATATCTGAAATACTAAGGAACGATGAGGTATCGATCATTGGCATTTATGGCATGGGTGGGGTGGGTAAAACCACTATGGCTATGAATATCCACAACGAGTTATTACAAGAAAGTAGATTCTCGGGTCACATTTATTGGGTCACTGTATCTCAAGATTCGAGTATTCAAAAGTTACAAAGTGGCATAGCCGAGAATGTTGGCTTAGATCTTTCTTGTGTTAATGATGAGATAAAAAGGGCTGCTAAGCTATTCCAAGCATTGAAGAGAATGAATACTTTTGTCCTAATACTCGATGATGTTTGGAATAACTTTGACGTGAAAAAAGTGGGGATTCCACTTGGAAATGATGGAGGCAAAATGATCATAACAAGCCGATCACTTGAAGTATGCCGTAGAGTTGGTTGCCAAAAGAATGTCAAAGTCAATCCTCTTTCTAATGTAGAAGCTTGGGATTTATTTACTGAGAAACTTGGACATGGCAATAATAATGACGTACAAGTAATCCCgattgaaatagaaaaaatagcAATGAAAGTGGCAGAGAGATGTGCTGGCTTACCACTTGGAATCATAACAATGGCTGGTTGTATGAAGGGAGTAAATGACATTTTTGAATGGAAGGACGTGTTGCAAGAGTTGGAAGAATCTTCCATGATGCAAGATGATATGAAGAGTGAGGTGTTCCCTATTCTCCATTGTAGTTATACTCGCTTGAGGGATCCCCGGTTACAAAAGTGTTTCTTGTATTGTTGCCTATATCCAGAGGACTTTGAAATTCCAAGAGTTGAGTTAGTAAACAAGTTCATCATGGAGGGATATATAAATGCAAGGAATAGTAGGCAAGCACAAATAGACCAAGGTCATGCCATACtaaataagctagaaaatgTATGTTTGCTAGAAAGCACTGAGGATGTAGATGAAAATAAATGTGTTAAGATGCATGACTTGATACGAGAAATGGCTATAAAAATCACCAGCCATCCTCATCATCATGATCGCTTCATGGTAAAAGCTGGAATGCAATTGAGAAAGATGCCAGAGCTTTGTGAATGGTCAGAAGATCTCGACAAGGTATCCTTGATGCGTAATTGTATAAATCAGATTTCTCCTTGTGAACTATACAAATGTTTAAAACTGACAACCCTATTGTTACAAAAGAATGGCTTGTTGCGAGAAATTCCATACTCATTTTTCATGTTCAAGCCTTCTCTACGAGTTCTGGATCTAAGCTATACCAACATTGAAAATTTGCCTGACTCTCTATCAACCTTGGAAAATTTGAATGCCTTAATGCTTAAAGGTTGTGGAGAACTTAGCTTTGTACCATCACTGAGCAACCTTAAGGTACTTAGCGAACTTGAGCTTACTGGAACAGGGATTAAGCAAGTTCCCGTAGGCATACCTAACTTGGTTAAGTTGAAATGTCTAACCATGAGTGGGTTGAAGAAGCTACGTAGTGAACCACCCATAGATATGTTTGCAAGCCTATCCCATCTCCAGCGTCTCATGACTCCGTTTTCTATACGAGCAATGGATCTAAAAAGGATGAAACAACTTGAAGAATTTGGAGGTAAGATGTTCAGTCTGTCTGATTTCAACAGTTTTGTAGCAAATCGAGAATGTTATGGGCAGCCAATCTTCTTTAGAGTCACTCTAAATGGTTTGACCAGTGATTGTGTTGGAGATTTGTATGAATACCCTGTGATATTTTCCAGCAAAGAAGTCATTTTGAAGGATTACTGCCTGAAGGGTGGAAATGTAGTACAACCCTTGAGGGAACAGTCAGAAGCGGTAATCAATATTCCAAGGGACCTGCAAAGACTTGAAGTTTCATGGTGCGACTTCGTAAGTTCGGATAATAGCTTCTTAAGTGCCATGCCATCCTTGATCAATTTGACAGATTTGAAGATAGTCAAAATTGTTTCTTGTGACGGTATAGAGTGCATACTCCGATTACCCTCCAATTGCCAAGAATTGATTGTGCCAGAAGGACTTGGGTCGTTACTCAAAAGCTTGGAGAATTTGGAACTGCACAATTTGAAGGATATTGTTAACCTTATTGACATCCAACCTAATACTGAAGCATCTTTTACGGCTCTTTCACATGGATCTTTTTCAAACTTGAAGAAGTTAAGGATTGAACATTGTTGCCAAATCAAGGTGCTGTTTCCTCCATGGTTATGGAAAAATCTCCACCACCTTGAACATGTTGTGGTGTCATATTGTGAGGGGATAGATGAAATTATTAGCGAGAATGAGGAAGAGGAATTGGATCAAGAGGCGAGCAGTCAATACCTGAGTAGTCCTTCATCATTGTTTGCCTCTACCGATGTCATCCTCCCTAAACTAAGAGTAGTTCATTTGACTGAGCTACCGGCACTCAAAAGCATATATAAGGGAAGAATGACTTGTGTATCCCTTGAGGAAATAGGTCTCTGTGGCTGTCCAAAGCTTGAAAGACTGCCATTTTTTCATCCTCTTCGTGATGGAGAACCACTGCTTATTCCGCATGCTCTTAGATCTATATATGTAAGTCGAGAACTTTGGGAATCACTAGAGTGGGACTATCCTCAAGCTAAGAGTATGCTTCGACAGAATTTCATACATGATCAACTACCTCAAACTTGTGCCACCAGCTGAGAGTAAGCTCAGGTCAGTGCTTCTTCATTTGCATTTTAAACTATGGATACTACATAACACTTAAGATTTCACATGTCACATCCTTTATATCTCTTTATTTGATTTCTGCCATTTTAGGTTGAAACGTCGAGCACCTGCAATACCTCTCTGTTCCAAGCAATCAGAAACTAACTTCAGATGGAAGCATCTGTCAATAATATCTGAGGTACTTAGTTCATTTCTATCACTTTTTCTCATTGTCATAAATTATCTTCcatgatgaaaaaatacttaaagGAACACATTTCAACAACTTTATCCATCAAGACATGTAGAAGCAATCACC harbors:
- the LOC101257618 gene encoding disease resistance protein SUMM2-like, encoding MADMLANLAKERLWEPYRGLEKKIVNLKGKMELLGSRKVDIVATIEDAEFRSSKKRKTEVQTWLCNVNDKLEDFQSLEKEVQECGRFDRIKLANFADTMIEEAEELIKQGKFPEGVLHNIYEEKGEPLVTTNLKGQVFRQNSENISEILRNDEVSIIGIYGMGGVGKTTMAMNIHNELLQESRFSGHIYWVTVSQDSSIQKLQSGIAENVGLDLSCVNDEIKRAAKLFQALKRMNTFVLILDDVWNNFDVKKVGIPLGNDGGKMIITSRSLEVCRRVGCQKNVKVNPLSNVEAWDLFTEKLGHGNNNDVQVIPIEIEKIAMKVAERCAGLPLGIITMAGCMKGVNDIFEWKDVLQELEESSMMQDDMKSEVFPILHCSYTRLRDPRLQKCFLYCCLYPEDFEIPRVELVNKFIMEGYINARNSRQAQIDQGHAILNKLENVCLLESTEDVDENKCVKMHDLIREMAIKITSHPHHHDRFMVKAGMQLRKMPELCEWSEDLDKVSLMRNCINQISPCELYKCLKLTTLLLQKNGLLREIPYSFFMFKPSLRVLDLSYTNIENLPDSLSTLENLNALMLKGCGELSFVPSLSNLKVLSELELTGTGIKQVPVGIPNLVKLKCLTMSGLKKLRSEPPIDMFASLSHLQRLMTPFSIRAMDLKRMKQLEEFGGKMFSLSDFNSFVANRECYGQPIFFRVTLNGLTSDCVGDLYEYPVIFSSKEVILKDYCLKGGNVVQPLREQSEAVINIPRDLQRLEVSWCDFVSSDNSFLSAMPSLINLTDLKIVKIVSCDGIECILRLPSNCQELIVPEGLGSLLKSLENLELHNLKDIVNLIDIQPNTEASFTALSHGSFSNLKKLRIEHCCQIKVLFPPWLWKNLHHLEHVVVSYCEGIDEIISENEEEELDQEASSQYLSSPSSLFASTDVILPKLRVVHLTELPALKSIYKGRMTCVSLEEIGLCGCPKLERLPFFHPLRDGEPLLIPHALRSIYVSRELWESLEWDYPQAKSMLRQNFIHDQLPQTCATS